Within the Streptomyces sp. NBC_00353 genome, the region GCTGGCATGTGATGAGCCTTGCCGTCCTCAACGAGAACAGGCTCGACGAGCTGCCCGACGAGTACCGCGACATGCTCGAGACCAAGGCCTGGGGCCCGGTCCGCGTCGTCGTCGCCGCCCAGCAGAAGCACGGCGACGACATCGTCGGCCCGCTGTACACCGCGCTCGGCACCCGCTTCCACAACCAGGGCGAGGGCCCCACCCGCGAGGCGATCGTGGCGGCGCTCGAAGACGTCGGTCTGCCGGCCGAGCTGGCGGAGTACGCCGACTCGGACACATATGACGCGGAGCTGCGCGCCTCCCACCAGGAAGGCATCGACAAGGTCGGCCAGGACGTCGGCACGCCGGTCATCGCCGTGCCGGGCTCCGACGGCGAGCAGGTTGCCTTCTTCGGCCCGGTCGTCACCCCTGCCCCGAAGGGCGAGGAGGCGGCGAAGCTGTGGGACGGCACGCTGCTGGTGGCGTCGATCCCCGGCTTCTACGAGATCAAGCGGACCCGGACGCAGGGCCCGATCTTCGACTGACGTACCCACCCGGTGCGGGTTCCGGCCACCGTCGAACCCGCACCGCGATGCGTCACGTGTACAGCTGGGCGGGCTTCGTCAGGCGCCCGCCCAGCCACCCGATGGAGCGTCCGGACGGGGCCGGTCATCGACTCCGTAGGGGCAACAGCCGGGCGGTTCACCGGAGTTCGTGGCGGTCCACCACGCTGTTTTGGTGACCGGTAGCGGATGGCCCTCCGGATTGTGGTGCCCCGCGGCCACGTCGTGGTGCTCGGTCTGGAGGCCGGGGAAGTTCGCCGTGCAGTGGTCTCACCGGAAGGACTCGGCGGCGCGTGCGGCCCAGTCGGCGAAGGTGCGCGGCGCGCGGCCGAGGATCTGCTCGACGTCGGGGCTGACCTTCTGTTCCGCCGCCAGTGGCTCACCGAGGATGCCGAGCGTGCCCTCCACCACCGGCTCGGGCATGAACTGCAGCATCTGCGCGCGGGCCTCCTCGCGGGTCTGCTCGACGAACCGGACCGGAGTGTCCAGTGCGTCGCCGATCGCCTCGGCCCGTTCCCGTTGGGTGACCGGCGCGGGCCCGGTCAGTTCGTACGTACGGCCCGCGTGGCCGGCCTCGCGCAGGACCACGGCCGCGACCTCGGCGACATCCGCCGGGTCGACGGTGGGCAGCCCGACGTCGCCGAAGGGTGCGGCAACTGTGCGCTGCGTACGGATCGACTCGGCCCACGCGAAGGTGTTGGAGTTCAGGCCGCCGGACCGCAGGACCGTCCATGCGAGACCCGGCCGGCGGACGGCCTCCTCGAACGCCCCCGGGTGACGGTAGGCCTCCGGCCGCGTCCCGACCCCCAAAGAGGAGAGCAGGACGACGCGCCGGACCCCGCCGGCCGCTGCGATGTCGAGGATGCCCTGCGGGTCGTCGCCCGCGACGAGCAGGAACAGTGCGTCGGCGCCGTCCAGCGCGGTGCGCAGGCTCTCCGGATCGGCGAGATCGGCCCGCTGGTGCCGTACGCCGTCGGGCAGCTGCGCCGGAGGCCGCCGGGAGACGGCCGTCACCTGCTCACCGGCCGAGGCAAGGATCCGCACGAGTTCCCGTCCGACGTTTCCGGTCGCACCCGTTGCAACGATCATGAGAACCCCATGTGTTAGTTAGTTGACTGACTTAGTTCTGACGATAGCCGGTCGCCCGCCGCACGTCTACAGTTAGTCAGGTGACTCACTCAAAAGGCGTCCGGCAATCACCGGGCAAGAGGGAAAGGCTGGCGGCCGCCGCGGCCCGGGTACTTCACGAGCAAGGCGTCGAACAGACCACGATCGCCGACATCGCACGAGCGGCCGACGTCCCGTTGGGAAACGTCTACTACTACTTCAAGACCAAGGATCAGCTCGTCGAGGCGGCGATCGACGCACATGCGCAGAGCCTGAAGTCGATGATCGGCGTGCTCGACGAGCTTCCCGCGCCCCAGGACCGGCTGAAGGCACTCCTGAACGGCTGGGTCGAGCAGCGCGAGCTCACGGCTCAGTACGGCTGTCCTACCGGGACCATGGCCTCGGAACTCGACAAGCGAGCCGACGGCCTCGACCAGTCGGTCGCCAAGGTCATTCAGGCGCTGCTCGACTGGGTCGAGCAGCAGTTCCGGGCGATGGGCCGCAGTGACTCCCGTGAACTCGCGGTCGCCTTGATCGCCGCCTACCAGGGGATCTCGCTGCTCACCAACACCTTCCGGGACCCCGACCTGATGGCCGCCGAAGGACGTCGGCTGGAACGCTGGATCGACTCGCTCGCCTGACGGGGTTCACGCGTCGAACCGGCTCGTGATCTCGACCGCGTCACCGACGGCCACCACACCCTCGCGGACCACCGCGTTCTTCACGCCGAAGCTGACCTTGTTGCCGTGGTCGGGTTCGCGGCGGTACGTCGCCAGGGTCCGGACCGGCTCCGGGCCCGCCCGGAGGCCGGTCGACTGGTCCACCAGCGGGACGTTGCACCGCATCGCCCTCACGGAGTAGGCCAGTTCGGCCGATCCGATGGTCATCCGGCGTACCCGGTCCTCGAAGTGCGGCTCGTCGGCGCCGGACAGGACGATGTTCGGGCGGAAGCGGTCCATCGGTACGCCGGCCGCGTCGCCGCGGGCCTCGATACGGGCGTTGAGGCCGGCCAGCGACGCGGTGGAGGCGACCAGCACCGCATGGGCATCGGCGAAGGCGACCTTGCCGGGGGTCTCGCCCCAGCCGTCGCGGTCGAAGTCGGGCGCCACCCGTACCAGCCGGGACTTCGCACCGAGCGCGTCCGAGAACCACTCGGCGACCGCGTCCCCCTGGTCGCACGCCTCGCCGAGCGGACGGTCGAACATACTGACCGCGCGGCGCGGGCCGTCCCGGTCGACGTCCAGCTCCAGAGGCTCCAGGTCCGGCACGGAGAGGGCCAGCACGGCGCCGCCGTCCAGGACTTCGGCCTTGATCGCAGCCATCGCGGGGTGTGTCCGCTGACTGCGGAACGCGCCGTCCTCGGCGTCCACCACCATGAACGTACGGTCGTGCACCAGGCCGGTCCGGGTGATCTCCGCCCGGTCGACCGGAACCGCGCCGCAGCCCTTGACGGGGTAGTACGCCAGTCCCTGAACGGTGATGGTCATGACGTCCCCTCCTGGGCAGCCGCTTCGAGCGCGTCGATGCTGCCGGACATGATCGTGCGGATGTGCCGGGTGATGAGCTCGATGGGCCAGTCCCACCAGGCGACGGCGAGGACCGGACTCATGGCGCCCATCATCGCATTCACCCCGAAGGGCACACGTTTCTCCGGGGGCTCGCTCGATGCCGAGGGGGCAATGCCATGACGCCGGCGCAGGATGCGGGGCAGGCGGCGGTTCACCGAACCGGTCGCAGTCGGGCCGGCGCCCGGCGCCACCGCGGTACGGACCGTCGGCGCCAAGGGACGCGACGGGCTGACGGCCACCGCTCGTCAGCGACGGGCCATGGCCCTCGCCGGCAGCGGGCGCCAGCGGGCGGCGACGTCGCGCATGACCAGGACGCTGTCCAGGGTCGCGGTGCCGGGCGGGAAGCGGTCCGGGTCGTCGAAGAAGGTCGACCGCGCGGATCGGACCCGCCCGGCTTCCACCTGCCACGCGTCCGTTTCCAGTTCCATGGCGTCGAGACGGCGGCCTGAAGCCGTTGGGGACAGGCCCCTGGACCCGGCGCGGAAGAAGTCCGATGCCTCCTGGAGATCGGTGAAGAGCTCACTGCCGCGCAGTTCGTCGGTGACCTCGGCCGTGACGTCGACCCGAATCTCGTCGTCCCGGGTGGCGAGGGCGACCCGTACCTCGTCGGGCGTCTCGTGCACCGTGAAGTCGGCGCGGCCGTGTTCACCGGGGAAAATCCGCCCGCCCGCCCAGGAGTTGATCCGTGAGCCCGTGTCGCGGCGTGTGATGTAGACGCCGGTCTCGACGCCGTCCGGGCCGTCCCACTCGACGGAGATGCGGTGCGCGGCATTCTCGCTGCGCAGACCCACCGGCGACGGTGCCCATGCGGGGCGTGCGGATCCCAGGCGCAGGAGGCAGATGCCCGCGACGGCGTGGCCGCGTACCAACTGGGGCCGCAGGCCGGCGGGCAGCAGGCGGGCGGCGGCGTCCGGGGTGACCCGGTAGTTCACCAGGAGACGGCGCTCGATGACGCTGGAGAGTCGGGGCTGGATCATGATGTGCCGCCTTCCTCTTGCGTGGCGGACCGCCACTTGGTGTGGCGCAGGACGATCTGCTCGGGGCAGACGGAGCTCAGGAACCGTCCGATGCTGGTCGCCAGCCGGTCCTCGGCCAGCGAGTAGAGGATGCGGTTGCCGTCGCGGCGCTCGGTGACCAGTCCGGCGCCCTTCAGTACGCCGAGGTGGCGGGAGATGGACGGTGCGCTGATCGCGAACCGGGCCGCGATCTCCCCGGCCGCCAGCTCGCCGCCTCGGAGGTCCTCCAGGATCTGGCGCCTGGTCGGATCGGCGAGGGCGCGGAAGGCGCTCGCCTCGTCATCGGTCGTTGCCATGCCAGATATTTAGCACATGAGCTAATTAGCAAACAAGCTAAGTATCCGGAGATGGGGGAGCCCCCGCGAGTCACGTCCTCGCGGGGGCTCCCCGTTCATCCGCCTGCCGGTGAAGGTTGAGAAGACGATCACGAGGCAGGACGTCCGTGCGTCCTGGTCAGGGGGCGAGCAGCAGAACGTCGGCGCGCTCCTTGGCGGCCGCGTACCTCTTCGCCACGTCCTGCCAGTTGACGACGCGCCACATCGCCTCGATGAAGTCGACCTTCTGGTTCTTGTACTGGAGGTAGAAGGCGTGCTCCCAGGCGTCGAAGACCAGGATCGGGACCGAGCCCTGGCCGACGTTGCCCTGGTGGTCGTAGACCTGCTCGACGATCAGCCTGCCGCTGAGCGGCTCGTACGCCATCACCCCCCAGCCGGAACCCTGTGTGGTGGCCGCGGCCTTCGTCAGCTGGGACTTGAAGCCCGCGTACGAACCGAAGGAGTCGGTGATGGCGTCCGCGAGGTCGCCGACGCCGTCCGCCGCGAGGGGCTCGCCGCCGCCGTCACCGCTCATGTTGTGCCAGTAGATCGAGTGCAGGATGTGGCCGGAGAGATGGAACGCGAGGTTTTTCTGCAGGCCGTTGACGGCTCCCCAGGCCTCCTTGTCGCGCGCTTCTTCCAGCTGCTCCAGGGTGTCGTTGGCACCCTTGACGTAGGCGGCGTGGTGCTTGTCGTGGTGGAGCTCGATGATCTGCGGGTTGATGACCGGTTCGAGCGCCGCGTAGTCGTACGGGAGTTCCGGGAGCGTGTACGTGGCCATGGGGCGAACCCTCCAGCTGCTGTCCTGTTGTTATTGCAACCTCTATGCAAGAGCAGGCTAACAGCAGAAAGGGGGGAGCGTGATCAGCCCTTCGGCTCAGGACCGCGGGCCGCCCCGCGTGATCACTGTCAGTGGCTCACCGTCGGCCTGATGTACGACG harbors:
- a CDS encoding mycothiol-dependent nitroreductase Rv2466c family protein, which translates into the protein MSENATVNGKTPADFWFDPLCPWAWMTSRWMLEVEKVRDVEVRWHVMSLAVLNENRLDELPDEYRDMLETKAWGPVRVVVAAQQKHGDDIVGPLYTALGTRFHNQGEGPTREAIVAALEDVGLPAELAEYADSDTYDAELRASHQEGIDKVGQDVGTPVIAVPGSDGEQVAFFGPVVTPAPKGEEAAKLWDGTLLVASIPGFYEIKRTRTQGPIFD
- a CDS encoding NAD(P)H-binding protein; protein product: MIVATGATGNVGRELVRILASAGEQVTAVSRRPPAQLPDGVRHQRADLADPESLRTALDGADALFLLVAGDDPQGILDIAAAGGVRRVVLLSSLGVGTRPEAYRHPGAFEEAVRRPGLAWTVLRSGGLNSNTFAWAESIRTQRTVAAPFGDVGLPTVDPADVAEVAAVVLREAGHAGRTYELTGPAPVTQRERAEAIGDALDTPVRFVEQTREEARAQMLQFMPEPVVEGTLGILGEPLAAEQKVSPDVEQILGRAPRTFADWAARAAESFR
- a CDS encoding TetR/AcrR family transcriptional regulator, with product MTHSKGVRQSPGKRERLAAAAARVLHEQGVEQTTIADIARAADVPLGNVYYYFKTKDQLVEAAIDAHAQSLKSMIGVLDELPAPQDRLKALLNGWVEQRELTAQYGCPTGTMASELDKRADGLDQSVAKVIQALLDWVEQQFRAMGRSDSRELAVALIAAYQGISLLTNTFRDPDLMAAEGRRLERWIDSLA
- a CDS encoding MOSC domain-containing protein; translation: MTITVQGLAYYPVKGCGAVPVDRAEITRTGLVHDRTFMVVDAEDGAFRSQRTHPAMAAIKAEVLDGGAVLALSVPDLEPLELDVDRDGPRRAVSMFDRPLGEACDQGDAVAEWFSDALGAKSRLVRVAPDFDRDGWGETPGKVAFADAHAVLVASTASLAGLNARIEARGDAAGVPMDRFRPNIVLSGADEPHFEDRVRRMTIGSAELAYSVRAMRCNVPLVDQSTGLRAGPEPVRTLATYRREPDHGNKVSFGVKNAVVREGVVAVGDAVEITSRFDA
- a CDS encoding DUF2071 domain-containing protein, which produces MIQPRLSSVIERRLLVNYRVTPDAAARLLPAGLRPQLVRGHAVAGICLLRLGSARPAWAPSPVGLRSENAAHRISVEWDGPDGVETGVYITRRDTGSRINSWAGGRIFPGEHGRADFTVHETPDEVRVALATRDDEIRVDVTAEVTDELRGSELFTDLQEASDFFRAGSRGLSPTASGRRLDAMELETDAWQVEAGRVRSARSTFFDDPDRFPPGTATLDSVLVMRDVAARWRPLPARAMARR
- a CDS encoding metalloregulator ArsR/SmtB family transcription factor; the protein is MATTDDEASAFRALADPTRRQILEDLRGGELAAGEIAARFAISAPSISRHLGVLKGAGLVTERRDGNRILYSLAEDRLATSIGRFLSSVCPEQIVLRHTKWRSATQEEGGTS
- a CDS encoding superoxide dismutase yields the protein MATYTLPELPYDYAALEPVINPQIIELHHDKHHAAYVKGANDTLEQLEEARDKEAWGAVNGLQKNLAFHLSGHILHSIYWHNMSGDGGGEPLAADGVGDLADAITDSFGSYAGFKSQLTKAAATTQGSGWGVMAYEPLSGRLIVEQVYDHQGNVGQGSVPILVFDAWEHAFYLQYKNQKVDFIEAMWRVVNWQDVAKRYAAAKERADVLLLAP